From one Syntrophorhabdaceae bacterium genomic stretch:
- a CDS encoding TIR domain-containing protein, which yields MAPYKLFISHSWTYADAYERLIDLLNGAAGFSYKIYAVARDDPVHGALDQDRLYEAIRKQIARSQVVVLLAGVDASYDKWTDKEIEIAKREFAAQRPIIAIEAWDPDKTSQAVRCNADRLVTWNADSVVLAIKELAK from the coding sequence CACTCATGGACTTATGCGGATGCTTACGAGAGGCTCATAGATTTACTGAACGGGGCAGCCGGTTTTTCCTACAAGATTTACGCCGTGGCACGGGATGATCCCGTTCATGGTGCGTTAGATCAGGACCGGCTCTACGAGGCCATAAGAAAACAGATTGCCCGATCACAGGTTGTGGTGCTCCTTGCCGGGGTTGACGCCTCATACGACAAGTGGACCGACAAAGAGATCGAGATAGCGAAGCGTGAATTTGCAGCTCAAAGACCGATAATCGCCATTGAGGCCTGGGATCCCGATAAGACATCACAGGCAGTTAGATGCAACGCTGACCGGCTTGTTACGTGGAACGCCGACAGCGTTGTGCTCGCAATCAAGGAACTGGCCAAATAG